Proteins from one Carassius gibelio isolate Cgi1373 ecotype wild population from Czech Republic chromosome A25, carGib1.2-hapl.c, whole genome shotgun sequence genomic window:
- the LOC127946632 gene encoding circadian-associated transcriptional repressor, whose protein sequence is MSASDSDYSIDWLASDDEDNDSELEPDCTKVQGQTTLPKPSRVTQGAQTCQSFSKRNGDRGEVIDKENMSSLGSSPSSCDSTDYSEDGGRSHLGQEARTNYSRCPESPGGKKRQTLKRTRSPMVPEQRERQLTPEQMEKDRLFACKCFELQCYIHPLSSILNGLRSGRYRERLSTFQESVAMDRIQRIMGVLQNPCMGERYVNIILKMEEMLKNWFPHIKPQRSDQANTAALMEEKTPSKKPRLSPSTSPLHTGTANPATTSALCMGNKAMRVGDLTLPRPYSATNLKWLHTSPICSLTAEQAQGTVRNFLTAHRDRDATQDNSVSSSTDHLCKTESAPSRPPPAKINAPCLERLLKSTESIITQKGPVGLGGMAAGGWS, encoded by the exons ATGTCAGCTTCAGATTCGGACTATTCCATTGACTGGCTGGCCAGTGACGATGAGGACAACGATAGTGAGTTAGAACCAGACTGTACCAAAGTGCAGGGACAAACCACTTTGCCAAAACCATCGAGGGTCACCCAGGGGGCCCAGACTTGCCAGTCATTCTCAAAGAGGAATGGAGATCGAGGGGAGGTAATAGACAAAGAGAACATGAGCTCTTTGGGAAGTTCTCCTTCCAGCTGTGATAGTACCGACTACAGCGAGGACGGTGGTCGTTCTCATCTGGGACAAGAGGCTCGGACCAATTACAGCCGGTGTCCTGAAAGCCCTGGTGGCAAAAAGAGGCAGACGCTGAAGAGAACACGGAGCCCCATGGTGCCAGAGCAAAGGGAGAGGCAGCTCACACCTGAACAAATGGAGAAAGACCGGCTGTTCGCATGCAAG TGCTTTGAGCTGCAGTGTTACATTCACCCACTCTCCTCAATCCTCAACGGCCTCCGCTCAGGCAGATACAGAGAAC gccTCAGCACTTTCCAAGAGAGTGTGGCCATGGACCGCATCCAGAGGATAATGGGGGTCCTGCAGAATCCCTGCATGGG AGAGAGGTATGTCAACATCATTCTGAAAATGGAGGAAATGTTGAAGAACTGGTTCCCTCACATAAAACCTCAACGAAGCGACCAAGCCAACACTGCAGCGCTGATGGAGGAGAAAACCCCATCTAAAAAACCCAGG TTGTCTCCATCTACATCTCCCCTGCATACTGGCACTGCAAACCCTGCCACCACAAGTGCCCTTTGTATGGGCAACAAAGCAATGAGAGTCGGCGACCTCACTCTCCCACGACCCTACTCTGCAACCAACCTAAAATGGCTCCACACATCACCCATCTGCTCCCTGACAGCCGAACAGGCTCAGGGGACAGTTCGGAACTTTCTAACGGCCCACAGGGACAGGGATGCAACACAGGACAACTCGGTGTCCTCCAGCACGGACCATCTGTGTAAGACAGAGTCTGCTCCCAGTCGACCACCTCCAGCCAAGATTAACGCGCCATGCCTTGAGAGACTTCTTAAATCCACAGAGAGTATCATCACCCAGAAAGGCCCAGTGGGCTTGGGTGGCATGGCAGCTGGTGGATGGTCCTAG